The Terriglobales bacterium genome includes a window with the following:
- a CDS encoding DUF6709 family protein: MDALQNSFIERQVRRANRNLLLVNLVFLAILLAVVGFNYRYALNFVRGPKDISAQDLLAVQNPEDRPQFFVKVNGEKLLATGFQHVEQKVDESTNKVESETVKYDYKALRIGSRLLLVKAPGAATATAYSGALQKDSESTDVIAQLEQSTPEIKGMFLPFVLDTVDYRDGGYWGLGIGIPVLLLVLWNVKKWLTRTADRSAHPIIKKLRSYGEPEQLSFEIENEIAQAPLSVGSALITRSWIFAPNYFGLKMARLGDAVWIYKKVTKHSYNFIPTGKTYSALLWSRSGESLEIAMKQNKVDEIIQTVAQSAPWVIAGFNNDIQALWNTNRAALFQAIDERKAKLSGAQSSSAHA, from the coding sequence ATGGATGCCCTGCAAAACAGCTTTATTGAAAGACAAGTCCGTCGCGCCAACCGCAATCTGTTGCTGGTCAATCTGGTGTTTCTGGCCATTTTGCTCGCCGTTGTTGGTTTCAACTACCGCTATGCCCTGAATTTTGTTCGCGGTCCAAAAGACATCAGCGCACAGGATCTATTGGCGGTCCAGAACCCCGAAGATCGGCCACAGTTTTTTGTGAAGGTCAACGGTGAAAAGTTGCTGGCCACTGGTTTTCAGCACGTCGAGCAGAAGGTTGATGAGTCCACCAACAAAGTCGAATCGGAAACGGTGAAGTACGATTACAAGGCTTTGAGGATTGGCTCCCGCCTGCTCTTGGTGAAGGCCCCGGGTGCGGCTACCGCGACTGCCTATTCCGGCGCGCTCCAGAAAGATTCCGAATCCACTGATGTGATCGCCCAACTCGAGCAGTCAACCCCTGAGATTAAAGGGATGTTCCTGCCGTTTGTTCTCGATACGGTGGATTACCGCGATGGCGGCTATTGGGGGCTGGGAATCGGGATTCCTGTACTGCTTTTAGTTTTGTGGAACGTTAAAAAATGGCTCACCCGGACTGCCGACCGCTCCGCTCACCCCATTATCAAAAAGCTTCGGAGCTACGGCGAGCCCGAGCAGCTCAGTTTTGAAATTGAAAACGAGATAGCTCAGGCGCCGTTGTCTGTTGGCTCTGCACTTATCACCCGCTCCTGGATTTTTGCGCCCAATTATTTCGGACTCAAGATGGCCAGGCTGGGTGACGCAGTGTGGATCTACAAGAAGGTGACCAAGCATTCCTATAATTTCATACCGACGGGAAAAACTTATTCTGCGCTCTTGTGGAGCCGCTCCGGAGAAAGCCTCGAAATCGCTATGAAGCAGAATAAAGTGGATGAAATCATTCAGACCGTTGCCCAGAGCGCGCCTTGGGTAATCGCAGGATTCAACAACGACATCCAGGCGCTGTGGAACACCAATCGTGCCGCTCTGTTCCAGGCTATAGATGAGAGAAAAGCAAAACTCTCCGGCGCACAATCCTCATCCGCTCATGCCTAA